In one window of Hevea brasiliensis isolate MT/VB/25A 57/8 chromosome 10, ASM3005281v1, whole genome shotgun sequence DNA:
- the LOC110668293 gene encoding long chain base biosynthesis protein 1 — MASTVLHIVNSTLEWVTLALDTPSARAVVFGVHIGGHLFVEGLLLVVILFLLSQKSYKPPKRPLTKKEIDELCEEWVPEPLIPPITEEMQYEPPVLESAAGPHTIINGKEVVNFSSANYLGLIGHEKLLESCTSALEKYGVGSCGPRQFYGTIDVHLDCEARIAKFLGTPDSILYSYGLSTIFSAIPCFCKKGDIIVVDEGVHWGIQNGLYLSRSTIVYFKHNDMESLQNTLEKITAENKRAKQLRRYIIVEAIYQNSGQIAPLNEIIRLKEKYRFRVLLDESNSFGVLGRSGKGLTEYYGVPVDKIDIITAAMGHALATEGGFCTGSARVIDHQRLSSSGYVFSASLPPYLASAAITAIDVLEGNPALVAKLKENIAILWKGLSNIRGLSIASHPESPIVFLRLEKSKGSVKDDLKLLEQIADCALKEDSVFVVVTKRSTLDKCRLPVGIKLFVSAAHSESDMFKACESLKRFTESLLSNYN; from the exons ATGGCATCAACTGTTTTGCATATTGTGAATAGTACTTTGGAGTGGGTTACACTGGCTTTGGATACTCCATCTGCTCGAGCTGTTGTTTTTGGCGTTCATATTGGAG GACATCTTTTTGTGGAGGGTCTTCTTCTGGTTGTCATTCTTTTCCTACTATCACAAAAAAGTTACAAGCCCCCTAAACGGCCATTAACAAAGAAG GAAATAGATGAGCTATGTGAAGAATGGGTTCCAGAGCCCCTTATTCCTCCCATTACAGAAGAGATGCAATACGAGCCACCTGTATTGGAAAG TGCTGCTGGGCCACATACAATAATCAATGGCAAAGAAGTTGTGAACTTTTCTTCAGCTAATTATCTTGGATTAATAGGGCATGAGAAATTACTT GAGTCTTGCACCTCTGCATTGGAAAAATATGGTGTTGGTTCATGTGGTCCTCGTCAGTTCTATGGCACTATTG ATGTCCACCTTGATTGTGAGGCTAGAATAGCGAAGTTTTTGGGAACTCCTGATTCAATTCTCTATTCGTATGGACTTTCCACCATATTCAGCGCAATTCCATGTTTCTGCAAAAAAGGAGACATAATAGTTGT TGATGAAGGAGTCCACTGGGGAATACAAAATGGCCTTTACCTTTCTAGAAGCACCATTGTGTATTTTAAACATAATGACATGGAATCACTACAAAACACGTTGGAGAAAATAACTGCTGAGAATAAGCGTGCTAAACAATTGCGTCGCTACATCATTGTTGAAGCAATATACCAG AATTCTGGCCAAATAGCACCATTAAATGAGATTATCAGATTGAAGGAGAAATATCGCTTTCGTGTTTTGTTGGATGAGAGCAACTCATTTGGAGTCCTCGGCAGATCCGGAAAAGGTCTAACTGAATACTATGGTGTTCCA GTTGACAAGATAGATATTATAACTGCAGCAATGGGGCATGCTTTAGCCACTGAAGGGGGATTCTGCACTGGAAGTGCAAGAGTCATTGATCACCAA CGACTGAGCAGCTCTGGATATGTCTTTTCAGCTTCTTTGCCTCCATATCTTGCAAGTGCTGCAATTACTGCTATTGATGTCCTGGAGGGTAATCCTGCTCTAGTAGCCAAGCTGAAAGAAAACATTGCTATATTGTGGAAAG GATTGTCAAACATACGGGGTCTCTCTATAGCAAGCCATCCAGAATCACCTATTGTTTTTCTGAGACTTGAGAAGTCCAAAGGTTCAGTAAAAGATGACCTAAAACTCCTTGAGCAAATTGCTGATTGT GCCTTGAAGGAAGACTCGGTGTTTGTAGTAGTTACCAAAAGATCAACACTTGATAAATGCCGTTTGCCTGTAGGAATCAAATTGTTCGTATCAGCTGCTCATTCAGAATCTGATATGTTCAAGGCATGTGAATCCTTGAAGAGATTTACAGAATCGTTGCTGAGTAATTATAACTGA